The following coding sequences are from one Rutidosis leptorrhynchoides isolate AG116_Rl617_1_P2 chromosome 11, CSIRO_AGI_Rlap_v1, whole genome shotgun sequence window:
- the LOC139874860 gene encoding uncharacterized protein, which produces MMAFCVGNTRRMTMGIIPRWKHLWNTWDLRGFIILSLCLQIILTLLAPLRKRTSTYLIIIPLWSSYLLADWVASYSLGLITKGKVDANYISNKTGVHVDGMDQDLIAFWAPFLLVHLGGSDTITAFALEDNEFWIRHLISLVIQCFGTVCVLVKTPPHNPLWVPTTLMFVNGIIKYSERTGAFYLASANRFKKSMNTNTDSSLNYMELMEKFRLNEEAKLATSTITQPPRSLASKRNLTELEVLQYAYCFFGTFKGLAVDLIFTQKTPNQSRDFFLNRTAKDAFEVVELELNFIYEVLFTKIPVLYSYFCVICRIFSFVTVCVAAILFVLESKLRFTNVDVRITYGLIFSSLVLDIVGLFVLVFSKRTLNFLLRSHVEGKTSFWTQFLEIFHVRKVKCIDFIFEELKRRSEAVDNLQKAMDISSSRGDLVLRDEGGWSRLLPYTLDVDYGQRVILWHIATDLCYYSDFNEKSKSKRRINTNRNNSREIAKLLSD; this is translated from the exons ATGAtgg CTTTTTGTGTAGGAAACACGAGGAGAATGACGATGGGTATTATTCCAAGGTGGAAGCACTTATGGAATACATGGGATCTTCGAGGCTTCATCATCCTTAGTCTTTGTTTACAAATTATTTTGACTCTTCTTGCTCCATTAAGAAAACGCACTTCAACTTATTTGATTATCATACCGTTGTGGTCTTCCTACTTGCTTGCTGATTGGGTGGCTAGTTATTCCCTTGGTCTGATTACAAAAGGCAAAGTCGACGCCAATTATATCTCAAACAAAACCGGTGTTCATGTTGATGGTATGGATCAGGACCTTATTGCCTTCTGGGCGCCATTTCTTTTGGTGCATCTTGGTGGTTCGGACACAATTACAGCTTTTGCGTTAGAGGATAATGAGTTCTGGATCCGCCATCTTATTAGTCTAGTGATTCAATGCTTTGGAACGGTTTGTGTGCTTGTTAAAACTCCACCACATAATCCACTTTGGGTTCCAACAACGTTGATGTTCGTGAATGGAATTATCAAATACTCTGAAAGAACAGGTGCATTTTATCTTGCAAGTGCTAATAGATTCAAAAAGTCAATGAATACTAATACTGATTCTAGCCTGAATTACATGGAATTGATGGAGAAATTTCGTCTGAATGAAGAGGCAAAATTAGCCACTTCAACTATTACTCAGCCTCCTAGATCTTTGGCTAGTAAGCGGAACTTGACAGAGCTTGAAGTGTTACAGTATGCTTATTGTTTCTTTGGTACATTCAAAGGGCTGGCTGTAGACCTGATATTTACTCAGAAAACTCCGAATCAAAGTCGTGATTTTTTTCTTAATCGAACGGCAAAAGATGCTTTTGAAGTGGTTGAGCTTGAGTTAAATTTCATCTATGAAGTTCTCTTTACCAAGATCCCAGTGCTGTATAGTTATTTTTGCGTCATATGCCGGATTTTCTCCTTTGTCACAGTTTGTGTGGCAGCCATTTTATTCGTATTAGAAAGCAAATTAAGATTTACCAACGTTGATGTTAGAATCACATATGGTTTGATCTTTAGTTCATTGGTTTTGGATATAGTTGGTCTGTTCGTGCTTGTGTTTTCAAAAAGAACGCTCAATTTTCTTTTGAGATCACATGTGGAAGGAAAAACGTCTTTTTGGACACAATTCCTCGAAATCTTTCACGTACGCAAGGTGAAgtgcat AGATTTTATCTTTGAGGAGCTAAAGAGAAGATCAGAGGCCGTAGACAACTTACAAAAAGCAATGGACATAAGTTCATCACGAGGTGATTTGGTGCTTCGTGATGAAGGTGGTTGGAGCCGTTTACTCCCATACACTCTAGATGTTGACTACGGTCAGCGTGTTATTTTATGGCATATTGCCACTGATTTATGCTACTACAGTGATTTCAATGAAAAATCCAAGTCGAAGAGACGCATAAACACCAACAGGAATAACAGTCGGGAAATCGCAAAGCTTTTATCTGATtag